From Qipengyuania soli:
AGCGGTTCTTCGATCTTCGCATTGTAGAGCGTTTCGGCCTGGTTGAGCAGGAAGCGGCCATCGCCATCGGCTGTCGCCACCAGTGCCTCGCGCGCGGCAGGAGTGAGGGGCAGCGCACCTTCAAGGTGTTCGGCGCGTTCGAGCAGCTGGTCGAGCGCTTCGTTCGCAAGTCTCTGCAGGATCAGTACCTGCGCGCGGCTGAGCAGCGCGGCGTTGAGCGCGAAGCTCGGGTTCTCCGTCGTCGCGCCGACCAGGGTCACCGTTCCGCGTTCGACGAAAGGCAAGAAGCCGTCCTGCTGCGCGCGGTTGAACCGGTGGATCTCGTCCACGAAGAGCAGCGTGCGCTGCCCGGCTTCCGCGGCCTTGTCGGCCTCGGCAAAGGCTTTCTTGAGATCGGCTACCCCGCTGAAAACCGCCGAAACGCTGGCGAAACGCATCCCCACGCTGTCGGCCAGCAGGCGCGCGATGGTCGTCTTGCCGGTACCGGGCGGTCCCCAGAGGATCATGCTCGAGAGGCGTCCCGCCGCGACCATCCGCCCGATTGCGCCCTCGGGCCCGGTCAGGTGGTCCTGCCCGACGACTTCCGACAGGTCGCGCGGGCGCAGCCGGTCGGCGAGCGGGGCATCTTCGCGCAAGGCATCGGGATCGGGTGCCGCAGGTAGGCTGTCGGGGAAGAGATCGGACATTGTTCGGCTGACATAGGACGTTCGCAGAGGATTTGCAGGCCCATCTTGTCATCGCCTCATTAAGATATATCTTAGAGCTATCGAAGATAACTCAAGGATGATTCCCATGCACAGGGCACACAAGTGGCACAAGATGGCGCGGATGGGCGGTTGGCCCTTCGCCGCCGCGATGATGTCGGGCGCCGATTTCGGCAGCGGCTTCGGTCGCGGTTTTTCGCCCGAGAACTTCTCGTTCGAATTCGGACCGCGCGGGGGCCGTCGCCGTCGCATGTTCGGCTCGGGCGAATTGCGGCTGGTGCTGCTGCACCTGCTCGCGCAGGAGCCGCGCCACGGTTACGAGCTGATCAAGGCGGTCGAGGAGCTTACCGAGGGTAGCTATTCGCCGAGCCCGGGTACGGTCTATCCGACGCTCTCGCTGCTCGAGGACGAAGGCGCGATCGCACAGGCGCAAGGCGACGAGACGCGCAAAGCCTACGAAGCGACCGAAGCTGGACGCCGCGAGCTCGAGGAGCGCGCCGGCGAGGTCGAGGCGCTGCTCGAACGGCTCGAAGGCCATGGCGAACGCCGCCGCGCCTATGCGACGCCGGAGATGTTCCGCGCGGTCGGCAACCTCGCCAACGTGCTCAAGCACCGCGCCCGGTCAGGCAAGCTCGACGAGGAAACGATCAACGAGATCGTCGACCTGGTCGATGAACTGGCGAAAAAGATCGAGCGTCTCTGAAACCTCTCTCACTTGCACCCTCGACGCGATGGTCTAGGCTCTCGCGTCGAGGGACGCATTTGGGGGAGGTTGCAACATGAGCACCGCCGTGAAATCGCCGTGGCATCTGTGGGCCGTCGGCATCATCACCCTGCTGTGGAACGCAGTGGGGATCACCAGCTACCTGATGACCGAACTGGGCAAGCTCGAAGCCCTTGGCATGACGCCGGAGCAGATTGCCTATTTCGACACGTTCCCGGCCTGGGCCATCGCCGTCTGGGCGCTCGGCGTCTGGGGTGCCTTCTTCGGATCGCTGCTGTTGCTGTTCCGCTCGCGCCATGCGGTGACTTCGCTGATCGTCTCGGTCGTCGGGCTGGTCGGAACGACGATCTTCCAGCGCGTGGTGACCGACCTGCCGGCCGACATGGAGAACCCCGGG
This genomic window contains:
- a CDS encoding replication-associated recombination protein A, which translates into the protein MSDLFPDSLPAAPDPDALREDAPLADRLRPRDLSEVVGQDHLTGPEGAIGRMVAAGRLSSMILWGPPGTGKTTIARLLADSVGMRFASVSAVFSGVADLKKAFAEADKAAEAGQRTLLFVDEIHRFNRAQQDGFLPFVERGTVTLVGATTENPSFALNAALLSRAQVLILQRLANEALDQLLERAEHLEGALPLTPAAREALVATADGDGRFLLNQAETLYNAKIEEPLDPAALGAFLQRRVAVYDKDREGHYNLISALHKAVRGSDVQASLYYLARMLTAGEEPRFLARRLIRMAVEDIGMADPQALVQCMAAKDAYEFLGSPEGELALVQACIYLATAPKSNAAYMAMKSSFKSARETGSLMPPQNILNAPTKLMKDIGYGSGYSYDHDAEDGFSGDNYWPEEMEPQAYYQPVERGFEREVRKRLDYWDKLRRERQ
- a CDS encoding PadR family transcriptional regulator; this encodes MHRAHKWHKMARMGGWPFAAAMMSGADFGSGFGRGFSPENFSFEFGPRGGRRRRMFGSGELRLVLLHLLAQEPRHGYELIKAVEELTEGSYSPSPGTVYPTLSLLEDEGAIAQAQGDETRKAYEATEAGRRELEERAGEVEALLERLEGHGERRRAYATPEMFRAVGNLANVLKHRARSGKLDEETINEIVDLVDELAKKIERL